One Streptomyces coeruleorubidus DNA segment encodes these proteins:
- a CDS encoding BTAD domain-containing putative transcriptional regulator, with protein MPRRRTSSSSSSTGSTPGTTAPRNRTPQPVRIRRRSFGDFVKAFFAFVALAVLLVGVPGALATQIGWPLPNGVPSLDWLQQEITVDTFLNILTVVVWLAWAQFTACVLVEMKAALSGVGVPGRVPGAGPSQLLARQLVAALLLVGATAASFAPGLSQLGQSGYDANQKPAAAAAQQTPGLFAQQQEQAADTAAALAEQASHAASHADAGGSTAKQGDTKYYRIQPPEGRHHDSLWEIADRHLGDGRRYKEIFELNKDRIQPDGSKLSEASLIRPGWIMEMPGDARGGELVEMPDEAPNVSPDVQQQISDYALTGDHAQGGGAGGSGAQGGGHEHAGGGPSASQVSLPEQRPAPDSGHQQATGVGAESGSSFGLPEALLAAPLLAAGLLGALGRRRRQALWQSAFGAVGGRRGMEPPTPSGDAQDVQDALLVGADPEGVRLLDRSLRGLAASLAEESRALPVVYAAWLSNGDLHLQLAQPAGKPPAPWQQGQDQTFWMLSRTDAERYEDVDTAAPYPGLVSLGTMDDSRLLLNLEAVPGIVSLSGREADRAAVFASVAAELATNGWSDRMTITLVGFGQDLTPLAPNRIRHLEDVEALVETMEAETRQRRGALGAAGHDSVLTGRTGPAQHTRWAPHLVLLAAQPSAEDAVKLAELAADAGRLGIGYLVGTETGDLPGAAWEMEITGQGKLLAPLLGLELDAQLLPAAQQRAVVELFVDADPENRPEGGPANRPPFLVDISEQGRPAVYARLVGPYEIIGLDTPDGERSALLHEALALLLLHREGVHPRVLSSALWPRGVTDDVRGALLDRLRDWLGADPDGTPRLGTDSSGRLTLAKSVVSDLDVLRSLYHEATQGKGVESRAVRGRLLTDALVLVRGPLLADRPEGRYRWLTHEIVDAQLPLLVADTGLALCEFHMEKNRAEKAIEALNAALRTAPADERLWHELLRATHATGDTSRLTALATDLIGRSGARGLPPRTEALLDELLPTWRDAIAAVG; from the coding sequence ATGCCGCGACGCCGCACCTCAAGCTCGTCAAGCTCGACGGGAAGTACGCCGGGAACGACGGCTCCGAGGAATCGGACGCCGCAGCCGGTGAGGATCCGGCGGCGGTCGTTCGGGGACTTCGTCAAGGCGTTCTTCGCGTTCGTCGCCCTGGCCGTTCTGCTCGTCGGTGTGCCCGGCGCGCTGGCCACGCAGATCGGGTGGCCGTTGCCGAACGGGGTGCCGAGCCTCGACTGGCTTCAGCAAGAGATCACCGTCGACACGTTTCTGAACATCCTCACCGTCGTGGTGTGGCTCGCGTGGGCCCAGTTCACCGCCTGCGTGCTCGTGGAGATGAAGGCCGCGCTGTCCGGTGTCGGTGTGCCGGGGCGGGTGCCGGGGGCCGGGCCCAGTCAGTTGCTCGCCCGGCAGCTCGTCGCCGCGCTGCTGCTCGTCGGCGCCACCGCGGCGAGCTTCGCGCCCGGGCTGTCGCAGCTCGGGCAGAGCGGCTACGACGCCAATCAGAAGCCCGCCGCCGCGGCGGCCCAGCAGACCCCGGGGCTCTTCGCCCAGCAGCAGGAGCAGGCCGCCGACACCGCCGCCGCCCTCGCCGAGCAGGCCTCGCACGCCGCCTCGCACGCCGACGCCGGCGGCAGCACCGCCAAGCAGGGCGACACGAAGTACTACCGGATCCAGCCGCCCGAGGGGCGTCACCACGACTCCCTGTGGGAGATAGCGGATCGACACCTCGGTGACGGGCGTCGCTACAAGGAGATCTTCGAGCTCAACAAGGACCGCATCCAGCCGGACGGGTCCAAGCTCTCCGAGGCCAGCCTCATCCGGCCCGGATGGATCATGGAGATGCCCGGCGACGCGCGCGGCGGCGAACTCGTCGAGATGCCCGACGAGGCTCCCAACGTGTCCCCGGACGTGCAGCAGCAGATCAGCGACTACGCCCTGACCGGCGATCACGCGCAGGGCGGCGGCGCCGGAGGCAGTGGCGCCCAGGGCGGCGGGCACGAGCACGCCGGTGGTGGTCCCTCCGCCTCCCAGGTCTCCCTGCCCGAGCAGCGGCCCGCCCCCGACTCCGGCCATCAGCAGGCCACCGGCGTCGGCGCCGAGTCCGGCAGCTCCTTCGGTCTGCCCGAGGCCCTCCTCGCCGCACCCCTCCTCGCCGCCGGTCTCCTCGGCGCCCTGGGGCGGCGGCGCCGGCAGGCGCTCTGGCAGTCGGCGTTCGGGGCCGTCGGCGGGCGACGCGGTATGGAGCCGCCCACGCCGAGCGGGGACGCCCAGGACGTCCAGGACGCGCTGCTCGTCGGCGCCGACCCCGAGGGCGTGCGGCTGCTCGACCGGAGCCTGCGCGGTCTCGCCGCCTCCCTCGCCGAGGAGTCGCGGGCCCTGCCGGTCGTGTATGCCGCCTGGCTCAGCAACGGCGACCTGCACCTCCAGCTCGCCCAGCCCGCCGGGAAGCCCCCCGCCCCCTGGCAGCAGGGGCAGGACCAGACGTTCTGGATGCTGTCCCGGACGGACGCCGAGCGCTACGAGGACGTCGACACGGCCGCGCCCTATCCGGGGCTCGTCAGCCTCGGCACCATGGACGACTCGCGGCTGCTGCTCAACCTGGAGGCCGTGCCCGGCATCGTGTCGCTGAGCGGCCGGGAGGCCGACCGGGCCGCCGTCTTCGCGTCCGTCGCCGCCGAGTTGGCGACCAACGGGTGGTCCGACCGCATGACCATCACGCTCGTCGGCTTCGGGCAGGACCTGACGCCTCTCGCCCCGAACCGGATCCGGCACCTCGAGGACGTCGAGGCACTCGTCGAGACCATGGAGGCCGAGACGCGGCAGCGGCGGGGCGCCCTGGGCGCGGCCGGGCACGACTCGGTCCTCACCGGGCGCACCGGGCCCGCCCAGCACACCCGTTGGGCCCCGCACCTCGTCCTGCTCGCCGCCCAGCCGTCCGCCGAGGACGCCGTCAAGCTCGCCGAACTCGCCGCCGACGCCGGCCGTCTCGGCATCGGCTACCTCGTCGGCACCGAGACCGGCGACCTGCCGGGCGCCGCCTGGGAGATGGAGATCACCGGCCAGGGCAAGCTGCTCGCGCCCCTCCTCGGCCTCGAACTCGACGCCCAGCTGCTGCCCGCCGCCCAGCAGCGGGCCGTCGTGGAGCTGTTCGTCGACGCCGACCCGGAGAACCGGCCCGAGGGCGGCCCGGCCAACAGGCCGCCGTTCCTCGTCGACATCAGCGAGCAGGGGCGGCCGGCCGTCTACGCCCGGCTCGTCGGGCCGTACGAGATCATCGGCCTCGACACCCCGGACGGGGAGCGCAGCGCCCTCCTCCACGAGGCGCTCGCCCTGCTGCTCCTGCACCGCGAGGGCGTGCACCCGCGCGTGCTGTCCTCCGCGCTGTGGCCGCGCGGCGTCACCGACGACGTACGGGGCGCGCTGCTGGACCGGCTGCGCGACTGGCTCGGCGCCGACCCCGACGGCACTCCCCGCCTCGGCACCGACAGCAGCGGCCGGCTCACGCTCGCCAAGTCCGTCGTCTCCGACCTGGACGTCCTGCGGTCCCTCTACCACGAGGCCACGCAGGGCAAGGGCGTCGAAAGCCGGGCCGTGCGCGGGCGGCTGCTCACCGACGCGCTCGTGCTGGTGCGCGGGCCGCTGCTCGCCGACCGGCCCGAGGGGCGCTACCGGTGGCTCACCCACGAGATCGTCGACGCCCAGCTGCCGCTGCTCGTCGCGGACACCGGGCTCGCGCTGTGCGAGTTCCACATGGAGAAGAACCGCGCGGAGAAGGCCATCGAGGCCCTCAACGCGGCCCTGCGCACCGCCCCGGCCGACGAGCGCCTGTGGCACGAGCTGCTGCGCGCCACCCACGCCACCGGCGACACGTCCCGGCTGACCGCGCTCGCCACCGATCTCATCGGCCGCAGCGGGGCCCGCGGCCTGCCGCCGCGCACCGAGGCACTGCTCGACGAGCTGCTGCCGACGTGGCGCGACGCGATCGCCGCGGTGGGATGA
- a CDS encoding prepilin peptidase, with amino-acid sequence MNTGTLVIAAALWGAAAGAFLPRAAYRFSAPSGVPWREQCPGGHALKGWLGRASCPECAEREEAGYGPRTTPLVIATALVCAALAAATGTRPELGVWLLLAPVGVLLTAVDFRVRRLPDPLTLPFAAAALALLGLTALVPEHAGEWTTALLGSLALGGGYFVLFLINPAGMGFGDVKLALGAGAVLGWYGWPTVMLGTFAGFVLGALYGGALVVARRAGRKTAIPFGPFLISGAFLGLLAGAYAA; translated from the coding sequence ATGAACACCGGGACGCTGGTCATCGCCGCCGCGCTGTGGGGCGCGGCGGCGGGTGCGTTTCTGCCGCGGGCGGCCTACCGGTTCTCGGCTCCCTCGGGGGTGCCCTGGCGGGAGCAGTGCCCCGGCGGGCACGCCCTCAAGGGCTGGCTCGGGCGGGCCTCGTGCCCGGAGTGCGCGGAGCGCGAGGAGGCCGGATACGGGCCGCGTACGACCCCCCTGGTGATCGCCACCGCCCTCGTCTGCGCCGCCCTCGCCGCAGCCACCGGCACCCGGCCCGAGCTCGGGGTGTGGCTACTGCTAGCGCCCGTCGGGGTGCTGCTGACGGCCGTCGACTTCCGGGTGCGGCGGCTGCCCGACCCGCTCACGCTCCCGTTCGCCGCGGCCGCGCTCGCCCTGCTCGGCCTCACCGCGCTCGTGCCCGAGCACGCGGGGGAGTGGACGACCGCCCTGCTCGGCTCGCTCGCGCTGGGCGGCGGCTACTTCGTGCTGTTCCTCATCAACCCCGCGGGGATGGGATTCGGCGACGTCAAGCTCGCCCTGGGCGCGGGGGCGGTACTCGGCTGGTACGGGTGGCCGACGGTGATGCTCGGCACCTTCGCCGGGTTCGTGCTCGGCGCGCTGTACGGCGGTGCCCTCGTGGTCGCGCGGCGTGCCGGGCGCAAGACGGCCATCCCCTTCGGGCCGTTCCTGATCTCCGGCGCCTTCCTCGGGCTGCTGGCCGGGGCCTACGCGGCCTGA
- the mqnC gene encoding cyclic dehypoxanthinyl futalosine synthase — translation MTEKADLQPILDRAAAGGRITPDEALALYRDAPLHALGAAADAVRRRRYAGTEHIATYIIERNINYTNVCVTACRFCAFYAAPKDTAKGWTRDLDDILRRCAETVELGGTQIMFQGGHHPDYGVEYYEKHFSAIKQAFPQLVIHSLGASEVEHMARISKVSVEEAIQRIHAAGLDSFAGAGAELLPERPRKAIAPLKESGERWLEIMEIAHGLGVESTSTMLMGTGETNAERIEHLRMIRDVQDRTGGFRAFIPYTYQPENNHLKGRTQATLFEYLRMIAIARLFMDNIAHIQGSWLTTGKEVGQLSLHYGADDLGSIMLEENVVSSAGAKHRSNRMEIIDLIRKAGRVPAQRSTTYEHLVVHDDPANDPVDDRVVSHISSTAIEGGTAHPELKLLAPN, via the coding sequence GTGACCGAGAAGGCCGACCTTCAGCCCATCCTCGACCGTGCTGCCGCCGGTGGGCGGATCACCCCCGACGAGGCGCTCGCGCTGTACCGGGACGCCCCGCTGCACGCGCTGGGCGCCGCCGCCGACGCCGTACGCCGCCGCAGGTACGCGGGCACCGAGCACATCGCGACGTACATCATCGAGCGCAACATCAACTACACGAACGTCTGCGTCACGGCGTGCCGCTTCTGCGCCTTCTACGCCGCCCCCAAGGACACCGCCAAGGGCTGGACGCGCGACCTGGACGACATCCTGCGCCGGTGCGCCGAGACGGTCGAGCTGGGCGGCACCCAGATCATGTTCCAGGGCGGACACCACCCGGACTACGGCGTCGAGTACTACGAGAAGCACTTCTCCGCCATCAAGCAGGCCTTCCCGCAGCTGGTCATCCACAGCCTGGGGGCGTCCGAGGTCGAGCACATGGCCCGGATCTCCAAGGTCAGCGTCGAGGAGGCGATCCAGCGCATCCACGCCGCCGGGCTCGACTCCTTCGCCGGTGCCGGTGCCGAACTGCTGCCCGAGCGGCCCCGCAAGGCCATCGCCCCGCTGAAGGAGTCCGGCGAGCGCTGGCTGGAGATCATGGAGATCGCGCACGGGCTGGGCGTGGAGTCCACGTCCACCATGCTCATGGGCACCGGCGAGACCAACGCCGAGCGCATCGAGCACCTGCGGATGATCCGGGACGTCCAGGACCGCACGGGCGGCTTCCGCGCCTTCATCCCGTACACCTACCAGCCCGAGAACAACCACCTGAAGGGCCGGACGCAGGCGACCCTCTTCGAGTACCTGCGGATGATCGCGATCGCGCGGCTGTTCATGGACAACATCGCCCACATCCAGGGCTCGTGGCTGACCACGGGCAAGGAGGTCGGGCAGCTCTCCCTGCACTACGGCGCCGACGACCTCGGCTCGATCATGCTGGAGGAGAACGTCGTCTCCTCCGCGGGTGCCAAGCACCGCTCCAACCGGATGGAGATCATCGACCTGATCCGGAAGGCCGGGCGGGTGCCCGCGCAGCGGTCGACCACGTACGAGCACCTCGTCGTGCACGACGACCCGGCGAACGACCCCGTCGACGACCGCGTGGTCTCGCACATCTCGTCCACGGCCATCGAGGGCGGTACGGCTCACCCCGAGCTGAAGCTGCTCGCCCCCAACTGA
- a CDS encoding chitinase — MRSYRKPAAVGLGCLIALVTTACSEQGEVARPAPSLSAAPGTSPPASSPPAFSPPASSPPAASGPAYAPYVSATEAAGTDSAGSPRTYNLAFVLADGDDCAPRWNGTHAIGDSAVKSRIARLEENGGQVRVSFGGASGKELAAACDSATELAAAYGTALDAAGATRADFDVEGDELADSASVALRSKAIALLQKERTDLEVSFTLPVMPSGLGKDSLALLGSADDNGVRVATVNLMTMNYGTSYDGDMGGYARTAAKAAHTQLKKVFGTSDAAAWQGMALTSMIGVNDVDGETFTLADAAEVRAFAEEKGIGWVSMWSAARDRQCAQGSEPDQPATDCSGVRQSSGAFGEAFAG, encoded by the coding sequence ATGAGGAGTTACCGGAAGCCGGCGGCGGTCGGACTGGGCTGCCTGATCGCCCTGGTCACCACGGCGTGCTCCGAACAGGGCGAGGTGGCACGCCCGGCACCCTCGCTGTCGGCCGCGCCCGGCACCTCGCCCCCCGCGTCCTCGCCCCCCGCGTTCTCGCCTCCTGCCTCCTCGCCCCCTGCCGCGTCCGGTCCCGCGTACGCCCCGTACGTGAGTGCCACGGAGGCCGCCGGCACCGACTCCGCCGGCTCACCGAGGACGTACAACCTGGCCTTCGTCCTGGCCGACGGCGACGACTGCGCCCCGCGCTGGAACGGCACCCACGCGATCGGCGACTCGGCGGTGAAGTCCCGTATAGCGCGGCTGGAGGAGAACGGCGGCCAGGTCCGGGTCTCCTTCGGCGGCGCCTCCGGCAAGGAACTCGCGGCGGCCTGCGACAGCGCGACGGAACTGGCGGCGGCGTACGGCACGGCCCTCGACGCGGCCGGTGCCACCCGGGCCGACTTCGACGTCGAGGGCGACGAACTGGCCGACTCCGCCTCCGTCGCCCTGCGTTCGAAGGCGATCGCGCTGCTGCAGAAGGAGCGTACGGATCTGGAGGTCTCCTTCACGCTCCCGGTCATGCCCTCGGGCCTGGGCAAGGACAGCCTGGCGCTGCTCGGCTCCGCCGACGACAACGGCGTACGGGTCGCCACGGTCAACCTGATGACGATGAACTACGGCACGTCGTACGACGGCGACATGGGCGGCTACGCCCGCACGGCCGCCAAGGCCGCGCACACCCAGCTGAAGAAGGTCTTCGGCACCTCGGACGCGGCCGCCTGGCAGGGCATGGCGCTCACCTCGATGATCGGCGTCAACGACGTCGACGGCGAGACGTTCACGCTCGCCGACGCGGCCGAAGTCCGTGCCTTCGCCGAGGAGAAGGGCATCGGGTGGGTGTCGATGTGGTCGGCCGCGCGGGACCGGCAGTGCGCGCAGGGCTCCGAGCCGGATCAGCCGGCGACCGATTGCAGTGGGGTGAGGCAGAGTTCGGGGGCGTTCGGGGAGGCGTTCGCGGGCTGA
- a CDS encoding demethylmenaquinone methyltransferase → MTRASLDKQPHEVASMFDDVAERYDLTNDVLSLGQDRRWRKEVAKAVDARPAQKVLDLAAGTGTSSLPFARTGAYVVPCDFSQGMLRVGKQRQPWLPYTAGDATRLPFKDDTFDAVTISFGLRNVQDTDAALREMYRVTRPGGRVVICEFSHPTWAPLRTVYTEYLMRALPPVARSVSSNPDAYVYLAESIRAWPDQPALAERLGKAGWSRVAWRNLSGGIVALHRGFKES, encoded by the coding sequence GTGACCCGCGCATCCCTGGACAAGCAGCCGCACGAAGTCGCCTCGATGTTCGACGACGTGGCGGAACGGTACGACCTGACCAACGACGTGCTGTCCCTCGGCCAGGACCGGCGATGGCGCAAGGAGGTCGCCAAGGCGGTCGACGCGCGCCCCGCGCAGAAGGTCCTCGACCTGGCGGCGGGCACGGGCACGTCCTCGCTGCCCTTCGCCCGCACCGGCGCCTACGTCGTCCCCTGCGACTTCTCCCAGGGCATGCTCCGGGTCGGCAAGCAGCGGCAGCCCTGGCTGCCCTACACCGCCGGCGACGCGACGCGGCTGCCCTTCAAGGACGACACGTTCGACGCCGTCACGATCTCCTTCGGGCTGCGCAACGTGCAGGACACGGACGCCGCCCTGCGGGAGATGTACCGGGTGACCCGGCCCGGCGGGCGGGTCGTGATCTGCGAGTTCTCGCACCCCACCTGGGCGCCGCTTCGCACCGTCTACACCGAGTACCTGATGCGCGCCCTGCCGCCGGTGGCGCGGTCCGTTTCCTCCAACCCCGACGCCTACGTCTACCTCGCCGAGTCCATCCGGGCCTGGCCCGACCAGCCCGCGCTGGCCGAGCGGTTGGGCAAGGCCGGCTGGTCGCGGGTGGCCTGGCGCAACCTGAGCGGCGGCATCGTGGCCCTGCACCGGGGCTTCAAGGAGAGCTGA
- a CDS encoding PASTA domain-containing protein, translating to MRVPRLVGLMAVDARETARAQGLLLNAPDRPDFHLAVVDYVVRQYPQAGAEVPRDSMVYVWFDFGPGEGGGGVHEPRIPRPPRGGLQRELDEPGDPYMALSSP from the coding sequence GTGCGTGTACCGCGTCTGGTGGGCCTGATGGCCGTGGACGCGCGGGAGACGGCCCGGGCACAGGGCCTGCTCCTCAACGCACCGGACCGGCCCGACTTCCACCTCGCCGTCGTCGACTACGTCGTACGCCAGTACCCGCAGGCCGGTGCCGAGGTGCCGCGGGACTCGATGGTCTACGTGTGGTTCGACTTCGGCCCCGGCGAGGGCGGCGGGGGCGTGCACGAGCCGCGGATCCCGAGACCGCCCAGGGGCGGGCTGCAGCGGGAGCTGGACGAGCCCGGCGACCCGTACATGGCCCTCAGCTCCCCTTAG
- a CDS encoding geranylgeranyl reductase family protein, translating into MTVVTEPLSENTADVIVVGAGPAGSTTAYHLAKAGLDVLLLEKTEFPREKVCGDGLTPRAVKQLVAMGIDISEEAGWLRNKGLRIIGGGVRLQLDWPDLASFPDYGLVRKRDDFDEQLARQAQKAGARLFERCNVGAPILDDRTGRITGVHAKLGEEKREVTFRAPLVVAADGNSTRLSLAMGLHRREDRPMGVAVRTYFTSPRHEDDYLESWLELWDRRGPVDRLLPGYGWIFGMGDGTSNVGLGVLNTSDSFKELDWREVLKAWCASMPEDWGYTPDNMTGPIRGAALPMAFNRQPHYTKGLLLVGDAGGLVNPFNGEGIAYAMESGQIAADVIVQAHARATPSQRETALQRYPRVLKDTYGGYYTLGRGFVKLIGNPKVMQIAAQRGLTHPLLMKFTLKLLANLTDPTGGDAMDRIINGLSKVAPKA; encoded by the coding sequence GTGACCGTCGTGACCGAGCCGCTCTCCGAGAACACCGCCGATGTGATCGTCGTGGGCGCGGGGCCGGCCGGCTCCACGACCGCCTACCACCTCGCCAAGGCGGGACTCGACGTCCTTCTGCTGGAGAAGACCGAGTTCCCGCGCGAGAAGGTCTGCGGCGACGGCCTCACCCCACGCGCCGTCAAGCAGCTGGTGGCGATGGGCATCGACATCTCGGAGGAGGCCGGCTGGCTGCGCAACAAGGGCCTCAGGATCATCGGCGGAGGGGTGCGGCTCCAGCTCGACTGGCCGGATCTCGCCTCCTTCCCCGACTACGGCCTCGTCCGCAAGCGCGACGACTTCGACGAGCAGCTCGCCCGGCAGGCCCAGAAGGCCGGCGCCCGACTGTTCGAGCGCTGCAACGTGGGCGCGCCGATCCTGGACGACCGCACCGGCCGTATCACCGGCGTGCACGCCAAGCTCGGCGAGGAGAAGCGCGAGGTCACCTTCCGCGCCCCGCTCGTCGTGGCCGCCGACGGCAACTCCACGCGCCTGTCCCTCGCGATGGGCCTGCACCGCCGCGAGGACCGCCCGATGGGCGTGGCCGTGCGGACGTACTTCACCAGCCCGCGCCACGAGGACGACTACCTGGAGTCCTGGCTGGAGCTGTGGGACCGCCGCGGCCCCGTGGACCGTCTCCTGCCCGGCTACGGCTGGATCTTCGGCATGGGCGACGGCACCTCGAACGTCGGCCTGGGCGTGCTGAACACCTCCGACTCCTTCAAGGAACTGGACTGGCGCGAGGTCCTGAAGGCCTGGTGCGCGTCCATGCCGGAGGACTGGGGCTACACCCCCGACAACATGACCGGGCCCATCCGCGGCGCAGCGCTCCCGATGGCCTTCAACCGCCAGCCCCACTACACCAAGGGGCTGTTGCTGGTGGGCGACGCCGGCGGCCTGGTGAACCCCTTCAACGGCGAGGGCATCGCCTACGCCATGGAATCCGGCCAGATCGCCGCCGACGTCATCGTCCAGGCCCACGCCCGCGCCACGCCGTCCCAGCGCGAGACGGCCCTCCAGCGCTACCCGCGCGTCCTCAAGGACACCTACGGCGGCTACTACACGCTCGGCCGGGGCTTCGTGAAGCTCATCGGCAACCCGAAGGTCATGCAGATCGCCGCCCAGCGCGGTCTCACGCACCCGCTGCTGATGAAGTTCACGCTGAAGCTCCTCGCGAACCTCACCGACCCGACCGGCGGTGACGCGATGGACCGCATCATCAACGGCCTGAGCAAGGTGGCGCCGAAGGCCTGA
- the def gene encoding peptide deformylase, whose protein sequence is MPSVFVQGRPVDSYPRLAPEARRGQVRRITEVGEEVLHKPCRDVTEFGPDLAALIDDMFLTMYIADGAGLAANQVGVGLRLFVYDCPDDDGVRHVGHIVNPVLEPLDAAHRRLLDDGEGCLSVPGATMEVPRPDRAVVRGYDRDGEPLVIEGTGYFARCLAHETDHVNGQVYLDRLSGRERKDALRQMAGRREAVFARRAANVAALSG, encoded by the coding sequence ATGCCGAGCGTCTTCGTACAGGGACGACCCGTCGACTCGTACCCGCGGCTCGCGCCCGAGGCCCGGCGCGGGCAGGTGCGGCGGATCACCGAGGTCGGTGAGGAGGTCCTGCACAAGCCGTGCCGGGACGTCACCGAGTTCGGTCCGGACCTCGCCGCGCTGATCGACGACATGTTCCTGACCATGTACATCGCGGACGGAGCCGGGCTCGCGGCGAACCAGGTCGGTGTCGGTCTGCGGCTGTTCGTGTACGACTGTCCGGACGACGACGGGGTGCGGCACGTCGGGCACATCGTCAACCCGGTGCTGGAGCCGCTCGACGCCGCTCACAGGAGACTGCTCGACGACGGCGAGGGGTGCCTGTCGGTGCCGGGCGCCACGATGGAGGTACCGCGTCCGGACCGGGCCGTGGTGCGCGGGTACGACCGGGACGGCGAACCGCTCGTGATCGAGGGCACGGGCTACTTCGCCCGCTGCCTGGCGCACGAGACCGACCATGTGAACGGGCAGGTGTACCTGGACCGGCTGTCCGGGCGGGAACGGAAGGATGCGCTGCGGCAGATGGCGGGCCGGCGCGAGGCGGTGTTCGCGCGCCGGGCCGCCAACGTCGCGGCTCTGAGCGGCTGA
- a CDS encoding hydroxysqualene dehydroxylase — protein sequence MTTEHAQQSQEQSGHTRRRFLTATGGAAGAVALGSGVAAAAPASGGGRRVAVLGGGISGLSAAHELAERGYAVTVYEYYDALGGKARSMDVPGTGTGGRRPLPGEHGFRFFPGFYRNLPDTMRRIPFAGNADGVRGNLRSGTEALFARGSGRPDLHFPLRRATTPPRPGDLTPSWIRDQILSALDLGTRLPAHEAAYFANRLLVHLTSCEARREGQWEQVAWWDFIRAEEMSQEYRTVLGIGQTRNLVATRAEVASTRTVGRVIIEALLLWGLLGRGMDGPDADVDRVLNAPTSEAWIDPWETYLRSLGVQFVLGTQVHEVLCDGGRVTGVRVSARDGGGERMVTADHYVSALPVEHARLTWGRALRTADPQLARCDALQTDWMTGVMFYLRTPTPVVHGHVNCLDSPWSVTAIGQAQFWDVRDFPRDYGDGQARDCLSAIISEWDKPGILYGKTAKECTTEEVVAELWTQLKDGLNDAGKTILRDGDRLGWFMDPAVTGLGGPDPQNREQLLVHPTGTLGNRPTARTKVPNFFLAGDYVRTDVDLASMEGANESARHAVNALLDADDSDAERCRVQELYRPPELEPLKRVDELRYRLGLPNTFDLG from the coding sequence ATGACAACAGAACACGCGCAGCAGTCCCAGGAGCAGTCCGGCCACACCCGCAGACGCTTCCTCACGGCCACCGGGGGAGCCGCCGGGGCCGTCGCCTTAGGGTCCGGCGTCGCGGCTGCCGCACCCGCCTCCGGCGGCGGCAGACGCGTCGCCGTCCTCGGCGGTGGCATCTCCGGCCTCAGCGCCGCCCACGAACTCGCCGAGCGCGGCTACGCCGTCACCGTCTACGAGTACTACGACGCCCTCGGCGGCAAGGCCCGCTCGATGGACGTCCCGGGCACCGGCACCGGCGGGCGCAGGCCGCTCCCCGGCGAGCACGGCTTCCGCTTCTTCCCCGGTTTCTACCGGAACCTGCCGGACACCATGCGCCGCATCCCCTTCGCCGGCAACGCCGACGGCGTCCGCGGCAACCTCCGCTCCGGCACCGAGGCGCTGTTCGCCCGCGGCTCGGGCCGGCCGGACCTGCACTTCCCCCTCAGACGCGCCACGACCCCGCCACGCCCCGGCGACCTCACCCCGTCCTGGATCCGCGACCAGATCCTGTCCGCCCTCGACCTCGGCACCCGCCTGCCCGCCCACGAGGCCGCCTACTTCGCGAACCGTCTCCTCGTCCACCTCACCAGCTGCGAGGCGCGCCGCGAGGGCCAGTGGGAGCAGGTCGCCTGGTGGGACTTCATCCGCGCCGAGGAGATGAGCCAGGAGTACCGCACGGTCCTCGGCATCGGTCAGACCCGCAACCTCGTCGCCACGCGCGCGGAGGTGGCCTCCACGAGGACCGTCGGCCGCGTCATCATCGAGGCCCTGCTGCTGTGGGGTCTGCTCGGCCGGGGCATGGACGGCCCCGATGCCGACGTCGACCGCGTTCTGAACGCCCCGACGAGCGAGGCGTGGATCGACCCCTGGGAGACGTACCTGCGCTCGCTCGGTGTGCAGTTCGTCCTCGGCACCCAGGTCCACGAGGTCCTCTGCGACGGCGGTCGCGTGACCGGCGTACGCGTCTCGGCCCGCGACGGCGGCGGGGAACGCATGGTCACCGCCGACCACTACGTCAGCGCGCTGCCCGTCGAACACGCCCGCCTCACCTGGGGCCGGGCCCTGCGCACCGCCGACCCGCAGCTCGCCCGGTGCGACGCGCTCCAGACCGACTGGATGACCGGCGTGATGTTCTACCTGCGCACCCCGACCCCGGTCGTGCACGGCCACGTCAACTGTCTCGACTCGCCCTGGTCGGTGACGGCCATCGGCCAGGCCCAGTTCTGGGACGTACGGGACTTCCCACGCGACTACGGCGACGGGCAGGCCCGCGACTGTCTCTCCGCGATCATCTCGGAATGGGACAAGCCCGGCATCCTGTACGGCAAGACGGCCAAGGAATGTACGACGGAGGAAGTCGTCGCCGAGCTCTGGACGCAGTTGAAGGACGGGCTGAACGACGCCGGGAAGACGATCCTGCGGGACGGGGACCGGCTGGGCTGGTTCATGGACCCGGCGGTGACGGGCCTGGGCGGCCCCGACCCGCAGAACCGCGAACAGCTCCTCGTGCACCCCACGGGCACCCTCGGCAACCGCCCGACCGCCCGCACGAAGGTGCCGAACTTCTTCCTCGCGGGCGACTACGTCCGCACCGACGTCGACCTCGCCTCCATGGAGGGCGCCAACGAGTCCGCGCGGCACGCCGTCAACGCCCTGCTGGACGCGGACGATTCGGACGC